ttgaaggtcatatccgaaagacccgtgatgtTCACTTCTAATCAACCAATGTCTGGCGCTTGgtaaaggaacaatcactacctatgtcaAGATTAAAGCGACGGCGGAGTCGAGATTCGAGCCCCGGCCCCGGTTGCAAAGTCagcgctctaacctctaggttATACCACGACCAGTTCCATGCCCATTATGACTTCCGGTGTAAAGAAGATCTTTGTAGATTGCATCATTTTCTAtagtttttaaattcatatctATGCCCACTACCCCTAAAGGAACCACATACAAGATTTAGTGACAAAGGCGAAGTAGTTTCTGAGAGggagttgaaaatgttcaaaaatcAAGAGCGACACATGAATGACGACGGACGAGAACGGATAGCAATGGGTCAcccgagtgactcaggtgacctaaaaacccTGCAACATTCATCGGTGACTGTTGTAGTAACAGCTAGTGGCTAATGGAGTTCCGCGCGCGTTTTAGAGGCAGGTATATTGATTGACGGAAGGATTCGTGACCGCCTCGGTTGTTGACCCTCCGTTCACATCACTTGGGCAGATGGAAAGCTCATTCAGAGGCTGTGAAAGGCACTGTATCGCTATTTTATCTCCACAAGTCGAGAAAAGGTCATCGGTGGACAGGGAATTTCGGGTCAACCAACATTGATTTCTTTCACTCCCGAAGACCTTATAAGGGCGGAGAATGAAAGTGCAACGAACTTCTGTCTTTTGTTCACATTTATATCCTACACATTAAGCTAGCGTATTCTCatattaatgtaaatttgtgtacatgtacaaataattgtCTACGACATGAGTTACGAAACCTTTTGAGTGGAGTATGCAAATATTGGTTTTTAATGGCACATGTTGGAGTATATGTGCACTGTATGCTGAACACGAGCCAGAAATTGCAATGCTTGTAACATGTTGTGCAAATAATATTGCTATTCAATGAATTTTTATGCCAAATATAAATGACTTTGGAATGTTACTTTTAGATCTACAAGGGTCAATCACTCCTTACCTTAAAGGCGATTTCAGAAATGGTTACTAAACATGCTCACCTGCCGATAATGATCTGGAAATGGAACCAAAATTCGCTTTTCAATAACAAACTTTCCGTACATCAGATGAGTTCGATGACATACAGAATGCAACATCAAGCATATAGTAAAGAAAACACTAGGGATGAAAAGAACTCGAAGATTATAGGGTTGCATGCAAATTTGAAGATAATTCATCAGAAAAGTGAAAAGACTGTAGGAATTAGAGAGGTCGGGTTTGTCGAACGGCTGACGACCGAGGAATTAATCCACCAGCAATCGATGATGTGAAGACATGTACAACGAACATGGAGTCATTCACTCCATAAACCCCGGCTGATCCTTTGACATCTTTTTCAAGGTGTTAGGAGCGGATCAATGATTTGATGCAAAGTGCAAGTTCGTAATATGTAAGCCTTTAAAAGACTAGCGGATTTGATTTTAACATGATTTTAGAGTTTACTCAAGCGACCATAATCACGGGGCACAGAGATATTTTGTGTACACGCCTTAATGATTGAGATGATGTTTAACGTTGCATGCCTGAAAGCGATTCTTGATAATTAGCAAACTTTGTCTACAACTGGAAGGCAGGGCATCCGGAAGGTACAATTTTGAtaggtttttgattttttgttgACTCCGGATGTTGCAACTGTACTTACAAACCAATATTAGTAGTGATCAAACTGTACTTACAAATCAGTACTAGGCCTAGTAGTAGTCAAACTGTACTTACAAATCAATATTAGTAGTGGTCAAACAATTACAAATCAATAATAGTAGTGGTCAAACTGTACTTACGAATCAATATTAGTAGCGatcaaaatgtatttacaaatcaatactaGTAATGGTCAAAATGTACTTACATATCAATACCAGTAGTGGTCAAATTGtatttacaaatcaatactaGTAGTTGTCAAACTATACTTACAAATCATTATTAGTAGTGATCAAACTGTACTTACAAATCAATACTAGTAGCGGTAAAAATAATGCTTCTTTGCTAAGTTGATCGATGAACAATTAACTGATGTCGGTAATTTACGAGATTGATATAGGCTTACTGAGCTAATATCGGTAATTTACGACATTGGTACAGAAAATTACTAGTCTGATGTCGGTAATTTACGAGATTAATGCAGGTAAATTACTGAGCTGATATCGGTAATTTACGAGCTTGATACAAGTAAATTACTGGGCTGATCACgatgatttatgaaattgacatAAGTACCTTTCATTCAACTGTGTTCATACCAAACCTATATGACGTACCCAGGTAATACTAGTGCTATGTAATAGTTTGTTGTATTATAACGTATTGCTGCGGCCCAAAGCGCTAAGCTGTctaaatatgagtgaaacattctagACAAACTGCCACCTACAATCTGACAATATCTCTTTAACACATATAATGGAAATTATTGTTTACGGTGAACCAATTTGCTTTCAGGAATGACAAGATTAGACTTAAGGTGATGCCAAAGTAGCGAGTATGAGTAAATGATGGAATATGGGTAAATGATGGAGTGTGAGTAAATCATGGAGCGTGAGTAAATCATGGAATAGGAGTAAATCATGGAGTAGGAGTAAATCATGGAGTAGGAGTAAATCATGGAATAGGAGTAAATCATGGAGTAGGAGTAAATAATGGAGTAGGAGTAAATCATGGAGTACATGTAGGAGTAAATCATGGAGTAGGAGTAAATCATGGAGTAGGAGTAAATCACACAGTAGGAGTAAATCATGGAGCGTGAGTAAATCATGGAGTAGGAGTAAATCATGGAGTAGGAGTAAATCATGGAATAGGAGTAAATCATGGAGTAGGAGTAAATCATGGAGTAGGAGTAAATCATGGAGTAGGAGTAAATCATGGAATAGGAGTAAATCATGGAGTAGGAGTAAATCATGGAGTACATGTAGGAGTAAATCATGGAGTAGGAGTAAATCATGGAGTAGGAGTAAATCACAGAGTAGGAGTAAATCACAGAGTAGGAGTAAATCACAGAGTAGGAGTAAATCATGGAGTAGGAGTAAATCACAGAGTAGGAGTAAATCATAGAGTAGGAGTAAATCACAGAGTAGAAGTAAATCATGGAGTAGGAGTAAATGATGGAGTAGGAGTAAATCATGGAGTGTGAGTAAATCATAGAGTAGGAGTAAATCATGGAGTGTGAGTAAATCATGGAATAGGAATAAATCATGGAGTAGGAGTAAATCATGGAGTAGGAGTATATCATAGTTTGCCACCGTGTATTTCCTTACCTTCCATGAATTTGGGGATCGAAATTAAgttcatttctttttcaattcTGACAATCCGTGACTCTTGTTACTTGGTAACTCAAGTATTGTAAGTCATTAACCAAATTTTTCTCATCCGGCGAGCCGAAGATGAAAGGGAAACACAAATTCCAGcttttattataattttaagAGAATGAAGAGggtttaaatttcataaatatactccaaacatttaaaaatattgacaatGATTTCTAACATCTTCTGAGAATTATTTTCAGCATAGCTTAGTACATCGGGACATCTGAAGTTTAACAGTACATATGTACTTATGTAGGAAAGTTTAATCTACGCAGACACACAAGGAAGAATGCTTATGATACGCGGTGAACAGAGTACATGCATTCATGAATGTGAATATATATTCTAACCAAGACTAGGTAATTCTAAAAAGCTTAAACTATCTTTGGAATtgcatgttttacaaaatgtttgattcaattcatgaaaataaacatttctatttaaagttttaaacatttctatttaacattttcccatatgagtgaaaaattctatttttcattgggtcaaatgctatctgacgtgtttcatacccattggTAATGCTGTTCTTTTGACGACGGATCAAtctgtttacctgaccaagatacagggctcatggcgggtgtgaccactcaacagggaatgcttactccttctagacaccgTATCCCATCTTTgctatgtccaggggttcgtgtttgtcctgcttttaattttgtattctttataggatttatggtATTGTtccatcactgttcgttatatccGCCTTTTTCATAGTCGAATTTATATAATACATTATCataatgaaaattattcaaaCACATTGCATTTCTGTATGTATGTAACATGTATAATAGATAGATACCAATGTATTATAGGTTATGGCGATATAATGTAAAGGAATCAGAGTtgtctaatacatgtattacatctGGTGTGAGACAAGGGCGTATCATCTTTCTATTTCTGTTCCTTGTAGTGAATAACTGGATTAGGATCAACATCgttggaaacccacggtcgTTCGCACCCACCGTAGGTTTCCGACGATGAGCCTATCAGCTGACTGCAGTGGATATGACGATGATGTTACACTGATGTCTTATGTATAATGAATTCAGAAGATTACAAATCATCAGAATAATAAACACGAGAAGATGAAGATTATCAAAACTGGGCATCTGGTGTTAGAAAGACATTGAGAGGTATTATGGAGAGTATGTAAATACCTTTACTTCCTATGTTACTTGCAAGATGAGTTTTGATTGGTTAACAAGCCGGCTGCAAATTTCCGTGTACTAAAGCCGGGAATAGATAATATACCGTCAAAATGTTGTCTCTGAATATCGCAGTGTTCATGATTATTGAGATTGAGTATATATTTCCGTTTAATTCAAACTTCACTCCTTGACCCCCTTAATTGTACAATAGAATAACTCACATGatgacatattttatttaaccaggaaataaatttttattgttTCTCAGCTAAACATGATTGGGCCTGGataattggttttaaaaatagGAAGTATATTGAATTTCGTAATGCAGGTCTAATGAATGGATGTACGGGGGAATATCGGTATATACTCTGGGGGTCGAACCAGATTCATTCGATGGACTACGCATGCCTTGGATTTGTATTCCATACACCTTTTGGTCTCAAGATGTATGGAATACAGCTATCCCCGTTCACGCTGGAATGGAACTGGATAATAAATATTATGTTGTTGAGATATTCCACGCAGACTTCAAATGGTCTTATTCTCTTCTATCCTTTTCTTGGCATTGTCATTTCCTTCAGAGATATCACCTTGACTAAAACTATAACAAAACCACTTGCTGGAGTAAAATACAGAAGAGTAAAGAAAAGCATCTGTGTAAATGAAACCATCGAACGACCATTTCATGCTATCCATCTGGCAAACAAAGAGCGATAACTGACTTAGAATTAATTGCATAGAGCTGCGTTATAGCTTTCTAACTTTAAAACATCATTCATAATTCGACGAATTCACAAGTATCCTTCATGTTTCATTCTTTCTAGACAAAACATTTTCCAGTTTAAGGTAATACTTagtaatttaaaattttcaccTCACGAGATGAGAAGTTTGCCTTTGTACACAAAATAACCACTTTGAAGATATCTGATTGCAAGGTAAGATTTTTGAATgcatttgtaaaaaaaaaaaaatcaagccAAGTAGAAGTGTGTGGATATAAACACGCGTTTGACATACAGAAGGTTCTATTTGAGAACCGGCGTGATCCTGGTAAATGAATTCCCTGGTAAACAATAcgttttgtgtgtacatgttgCTATAGTAATGTGAGGTACAACACCCCTAGATTCAGAGtttgcatattttgaattaattacaGTATAAATACAAGATTCTTGCAAAAGATTTCTTTATTATCAATCAAATCAATGTACATATTTCCAGAATAAGCATCGCCCCATACAAGTTTTAGATGTAACAGCATCAGCTTTGCTCACCTCCGTTCATTGATCAAAATCTGAACATAACTGACTTAAGAGTTGTAGTGACGGAAGAAAGCTCCCCGAAAAAAAAACTAGATGGGAGAACTTTGTAATCTTTAGAAGTGAAAgtactaaaaatatataatttttattacaaaattaaattattCACCTAAAAAATGCGAAATATAAGACATTACActcatattaaaaaaatattctagaagaaaATACTCTGTATTGTTGAAAAAGCAGATGAGCATAGATGTTAACATGAATATTTCGTTTTAATGTTTCGTTTTGAAGTTCGTTAGTTGTGAAAGATCGATTAAAGGCTTCAGAGTTTCGGGGTTTTATGAATTCCCTCTCAGAGACGTAATAAAAGTCACTAAAACCGACACATTCTTAAACTATGGGAAGTTTAGAATATACAGAAGTAGTGTTGTCATTCCGATACCACACGGCCGACTGCTTTGTTTGTCTGCTTTACGTCCCATCGATTATTTTTCACTCATTCTGAGACGTTACCCGTTGTAGGTGAAGTGCTACaattagacctatgcttaacgctcagggtcgtagcaatGAGACTTCTTTAACcagccaacgcctgccgcgacacgggacataCTGCGCACATGCAAAGttattattttatattctaTAGGGCGGTCAGTTTACTACACTgggttgttatcagatttctaTAGGCCAATCACGAAGgttctacaattttttttaatatttgccTGTTGATCACGAAGTCTgagtaaaatgaaatacatgtagatatgtttCGAAACATCACGCAGCTGCCTTAACACGTGACACgttttttacatataaattcaATGACGATGACAAAATTACGGACAACCCCATTTTAAAGTTCCATGTACCAGTATAGTGTATATAAGTGATTATTTTATGGCATTTAGCTATACGTTCGTATTTCCTGCCACGTGACATCcaattaatttacaattttaataaCGTAAACAAATACggaagtaaatacatgtagatatagttTGCATTTGGTCACTATAGACTATGGCTGATTTTGTGGGTCGTGTGAAGGAAATAGATAATATTACTGACATCTTATGCTCCCCTTCATCTACAAAAAGTGCAGTCATTTTGTATGGAACGAAAGCAGTAGGCAAATCCTCGGTAGCTCGAGAAGTTTGCAAGAGTATGGAGGATTTGGAAGTACACTGGGTGGACTTAACACATATTGGAGAGGCAATCAAAATTCTTGAACCTTTAGTGATCACGATTCTAAACGAAAATCATCTAATTATCGATGAAGAGAACGTCgatgatttatttgatgacTTGCTGGAAAGACTATGTTGCAGACTTACAGGGCCCGAGAAAAAACACCTCATTGTATTTGACAATATGGATGAGGTATTAGAAAGAAAATTGTCAACGTACATGACAAAGATGATTCATACCCTTGCTTGTGTTGATGGCGTACGAATCTTGGCTACATCAACGATAAAACTTGAAGTCAAACATCCTTATGTACTGGAAATGGCACTAGAACCATTATCAATCAAAGACTCTGAAAACCTGCTTCACAAACTTTGCCCCTGTTTGAATCggaatgaaatgttttacaaagtAATAGACCTGTGTGAAGGGTTACCACTTGTTCTTAAAATGACAGCGAGTGAAATTGATGCAGGGGAGCTCACCGTGGATGAAATAGTGTGTTTACTGAGTCAGTGTCGACTGAAATTTCTCAGCCAGGAGTTTTATCCAAGTACAGACCGACTGGGTAAAAAGTTCCCAAAATGCACAGCAAACTGCATTATATGTTAACACGAATGAGTAGAGATATACTATGTTAAAACGTGTCTATCTTTTGCAGGACCAGTGTATCTCGCTTTTTTACGACGACTCTCAAAACCTCTGCAAGATAAATTGTCCATGATCAATTATATCCCAGGTACCTTTGATGAAAAGGAAGCTGTAGGAATGATGGGTAAGTTTTATGAATTTTATGGGTAAGCTTTTAGGAATGGAGGGTAAAGTTTTAGGAATGATGGGTAAACTTTTAGGAATGATGTGTAAGCCTCCAAATTGTCCTCCATGAAACATTTGTCCAAGTGTCATTAATGTATGTTAAAAATCAGGACGTGAAGACTCCTCCACTATTGGGCACCTGGAAGCAGCAATAAAACATCATGTTATTCACAAGTACGGAATTCACAAAAGATTGGACATTCATGGAATTTTACGAGATTGCATATCCGAGTTCATGGCAATCAAGAACCTACCGTGTATGTACAGTTTGAATGAAGTCGTTCAATGAATCTCAAGTAAATTACTTTTAATTCAGTTATTGAAAAACCTTAAGCAGATGATGTTCTATAATAATAGCGTTGAGGTGCATATATACTTTCAGTGGTACGTACTAGATTTTGTAAGGTATTTTCTGAGATCCTTCGGGAGTTGGATGAAAAGTCTCGTACCTCTGACTACCAGGTGGCGCTCTGTCGATTGAATCAGGAGCAGCAGAACTTCAATAAGCTGTTTAAAGATGTCTTCCACTGCACTAGCGACACCTATCATATTTTTGTCAACATTGCCTCCTATCAATATAACATGTCCACGTCAGCTTTTATGTTTAATTCACCTGATTCATATGGTAAAATATCcttatcatatttcatttaagaaacttttattcatttttatatctattctACAATTTTTCGTCTTGCCTTCATATTAATATCTACACGCCATGTTTCTTCTGACAGAAATGGGGATGGTTTTCTACGAAGAATGTTTACGCCTAACTCGAAAACACGGGAATGATTATGACACATCAAAAGTACTTAATGGTTTAGGACGTGTGGTGACAAATATAAAGGTATATCTTCGTACTCTCTGATATTTCAAATCGCAAGTTTATTTTAGAATTTATCCCACAATCAAAAGTAAGAATATGTATTGGTATATACGTGTATTCTGGTTTACTTCATTACAATAAGAAAGGAATATTACGGGGCACGAACGAACTAAACATTTCGACCTATTCCTTTCATCTGGGATGAAATCAAGTAGTTTACGTTGAATGAGGTGTTGTATTTTGCCATTATAGATACCCGAACGATGTCAGTttggaaatatattttatttaatcatTAGTACATATGTACCTTTAAAATAGGAATATATCTGGTAATTTATAATGAGGAAAGTGAAAACAGTGACATCTCGACCCTCTTACCTTCCCCCAAAAAAGGAGAGATGTGACAGAAATCTCACAATTATTCTACAAACGTGTCGCTTAATGTTTTGACTGGGGTATATGTAATGCATGTACAGTGCATTAACATCACTTTAGTGAGTTCTgtgtatattttagatattcATTGTTGTAATTCATGGACATGTTGAGACAGATTACATTTGTTATTTTCCTGATTAAGCTAAAGATACATTGTAGGTGTTCAATCAAGAAGGAAATGTTCCTGGTTTTTGATAATCGTTACCAAAATACGTGTTTATATAAAAACAATCTTATTCATACCTTTTCCTGAatgaatttttaatatttactCACTCTTGTATTTTGAGGttaaatcatataaaacataaaaaaccCACGACCAACAAAAAATAATCACATGATTAaaagatttaacaatttatttactattatttacagaaaaatcCATCAATAAAAAGATATTGACTTACACAAAATAAAGTTTACAAAGCAGTGTCCCTTGTTTGTTCACCGCTAAGCTGAATTTACACACGGGAATAAGGCTGTTTATAGCACTGTTGAAATCGGCTACAAAGTCGTTCACCAGTAATGTAGTATCCAATGTAATTCTTTAGAGTGCTTATTACCATACAATGTACTGTCTATAACATAATTCTAGATATGTCTATTTCTAGTAAACAGGTGATACATACCTTTGTATTCAATTTTCACCATTCTACAAATAGAATGTCTTTTCCAGAGGCTTATCTAGATTACATGCGTCAATGAATAATATCAAGTACAAATGTATTATACAACAATAGAAACTTCATATTCTACACAATACTTTGATAGAATAACTTATcagcaaaatatattttaagttgaaatagtagtgatgagaatcggtgataatttcataatcgatgatTGATTTACTGTAACTAACTAATTATCGATTATTATCGGACATAGAGAAATTCTAtaatacagttatttaactacagaaaaagtgtaaataaatattttctatgtttatatttgttgtttctatTGCTGAGAGAGTGTAagtgaatattttctgtttgtatttctTATTCATTTACTATCTTAATATCctttaattacatttataaaagTCAATACGATTTTCTCGGGTATGAATACTTTCACTTTCATGTGCGCCGCcattacaataaacaaaacttttaggtTAATAAATAGGTCACGGTGGAATAATTTTCAAATCCTACAGTCcttgagaaaacaaaatctaaacaccgattaattggaataaaattttcataatcgagcgcttagaatttgccaacaatcgactgattttcgattataatcgatgattGCAACACCACTATGAAATAGACAGCTGTATACATTTCCTATGCAGTACTATCATATCGGTAATTAGGACAAGGGACCTAAATAGGACCGATACTATAAGTCTAATCTTAAAATATATACTTTACATTATTGTTGAAcaacatttaattttatatcactgttcgttttcttcattttttcatcaaACAAATGTTAAAGCAAGTTGTATGTTCAGAAATCGCACTCGTTAAATTCATGACATTACATCATTAcatgacttgtttcataccgattgttaggccgttcttggcacactaattttgactacggataactccgtttacttgatcaagatagacggctcacggcggatgtgaccggtcgacaagggatgattaatcctcctaggcacctgatcccacctctggtatatccaagggtccgtgtttgcccaactatcaattttgtattgcatataggagttatgagattgattactgttcatcaAAGATGCAAATTGCATCTCTCAATCGTCGATCAAATTTCCTAAcacaatttcattttgtttgtgACAtgctatataaatacatgtatttaacttgTCATTGGTACATCAGGAAGATCACGTTCTTGGTGAGCGCCATTACAGGGAAGCCTTACGTATCAGACAGCGACATCACAAACAACAGGACTACTTCCTGGCGTTCCTGTATCAGAGCCTGGGTTGGAACCTAGGATGCCAGGGAAAAACACTTGATGCTATATTGTAAGTAATAGAATATAAGTTATTGTAAGTAAGTGATAGAATATAAGTAATTGTTAGTAATACATTTAAGTGTTTATAAGTTAATAAGATATAAGTAATTGTAAGCTTTAAtacttttatttcaataaagATTAAGTGTGAGAAAATTATGTTATGATATCAAATTCGTATGTATCAATTTCATATGATTTTAGGCTATTTCTTTATTTAGTGATACAAGGTGTCGTTTTCTAAATTTAGACCTAATTGACACGGGTCATGCACTTATTGATCTATTGATAGGTTCCTCGAGAAAGCCCTTAAGATTGAACTGGAACTTGGGATGTACACAGAAAATCTAATCTTGAATACACTTCAAACGCTAGCTCTCTTTCATCTGGATTTAGGTATCGTGTAATGaattgaaatacatatacaaaaaAAACAGAATGCAAGTCAGAGTAGACTGAAAAAATAGTGCATGATTATGTGAAAATGACATAATCGTTTGAACTGATAATAAATTTGACCAGATTATATCacttttaatgtttttgaaGATCATATAGACGATGGTGAAAAGTACCAAATGGAAGCTTTTCGACGCAGACGACTGGCCATAGGGACAGACATGCACCCAATCATGGGTTCCATGATGAACAATGTTGGTGAAATGTATGAAAAGAAGGGTGATTTTGAAGAAGCAGAAAGCTATTTTCGACGTGGACTAGAAATAAAAACGCATACGAACGCTGCAGTGAAAAGTATTGTGTTATCGGAAATAAACTTGGCAAACCTACTGACGGATACCGGACGGGCAGACGACGCCCTGGATGTCCTGCATTGTAGCATGAATCGGATGGGAAAATTCAGTGGTATCTTTGAAGATACACAATCTCTTGTTCATGAAAGTTTTGGTAGAGCATTTAGGGAAAAAGGAGAAAATATAGATCAGCCATGAAATCGTTTCGAGACGCCATTGGCCGTCATGGCGACAGTTGTGCACGTGATTTCGGGGTAATTGGTTTGCAGTGTCGATTGGCGGAGAGCCTAACATGTCTTCACAAATACAAGGAAGTaataaatataatcaaatattCTTTAAACCAGAAGGATGCTGCAATTAAGCACAATCCGTCATCATTGGTAGTGCTTCGTTGCTACAAAATCCTCAGAAACGCACAGATTGAATCCGATTGCATCTGGGATGCGCAGGAATCATACAAGAAAGGATATATAGAATTCATACGCTTAAAAAACTTATTTGAAAATCTCGATAAGGAAAATTGTCTTTTTAAACTTCAGACTGAATGGGATATTGTACAAACTAATGATGTTTTAGAGAATGATACTGTTCATGTACACTCTATGTTCCTATAGCCATAAGAACTGGGGACAGAAAGGACAAATTTTCTGTCACATGCTAGCCAAAACTTTAACCAAGTTGCATGAAATACAGCCATCCTGGTACACGCTAGATTGGAACTGGATAATAAATATTATGTTGTTGAGATATTCCACGCAGACTTTAAATGGTCTTATTCTGTCCCATTTTTATTGACGCCCCTTATCTTCGTATAAAAACCAGCAAGTTATCCTTTTCTTGGCATTCTCATTTCCTTCAGTGATATCATCGTGACTAAAACTATTACAAAACCATTTACAGAAGAGTAAAGAAAAGCATTGAACGACCATTTCATGCTATCCATCTGGCAAACAAAGAGCGATAACTGACTTAGAATTAATTGCACAGAGCTGCGTTATAGCTTTCTAACTTTAAAACATCATTCATAATTCAACGAATTCACAAGTATCCTTCGTGTTTCATTCTTTCTAGACAAAACATTTTCCAGTTTAAGGTAATACTTagtaatttaaaattttcatctcatGAGATGAGAAGTTTGCCTTTGTACACAAAATAACCACTTTGAAG
Above is a genomic segment from Ostrea edulis chromosome 3, xbOstEdul1.1, whole genome shotgun sequence containing:
- the LOC130053246 gene encoding uncharacterized protein LOC130053246 isoform X1, with translation MADFVGRVKEIDNITDILCSPSSTKSAVILYGTKAVGKSSVAREVCKSMEDLEVHWVDLTHIGEAIKILEPLVITILNENHLIIDEENVDDLFDDLLERLCCRLTGPEKKHLIVFDNMDEVLERKLSTYMTKMIHTLACVDGVRILATSTIKLEVKHPYVLEMALEPLSIKDSENLLHKLCPCLNRNEMFYKVIDLCEGLPLVLKMTASEIDAGELTVDEIVCLLSQCRLKFLSQEFYPSTDRLGPVYLAFLRRLSKPLQDKLSMINYIPGTFDEKEAVGMMGREDSSTIGHLEAAIKHHVIHKYGIHKRLDIHGILRDCISEFMAIKNLPLVRTRFCKVFSEILRELDEKSRTSDYQVALCRLNQEQQNFNKLFKDVFHCTSDTYHIFVNIASYQYNMSTSAFMFNSPDSYEMGMVFYEECLRLTRKHGNDYDTSKVLNGLGRVVTNIKEDHVLGERHYREALRIRQRHHKQQDYFLAFLYQSLGWNLGCQGKTLDAILFLEKALKIELELGMYTENLILNTLQTLALFHLDLDHIDDGEKYQMEAFRRRRLAIGTDMHPIMGSMMNNVGEMYEKKGDFEEAESYFRRGLEIKTHTNAAVKSIVLSEINLANLLTDTGRADDALDVLHCSMNRMGKFSGIFEDTQSLVHESFGRAFREKGENIDQP
- the LOC130053246 gene encoding uncharacterized protein LOC130053246 isoform X2 — protein: MADFVGRVKEIDNITDILCSPSSTKSAVILYGTKAVGKSSVAREVCKSMEDLEVHWVDLTHIGEAIKILEPLVITILNENHLIIDEENVDDLFDDLLERLCCRLTGPEKKHLIVFDNMDEVLERKLSTYMTKMIHTLACVDGVRILATSTIKLEVKHPYVLEMALEPLSIKDSENLLHKLCPCLNRNEMFYKVIDLCEGLPLVLKMTASEIDAGELTVDEIVCLLSQCRLKFLSQEFYPSTDRLGPVYLAFLRRLSKPLQDKLSMINYIPGTFDEKEAVGMMEMGMVFYEECLRLTRKHGNDYDTSKVLNGLGRVVTNIKEDHVLGERHYREALRIRQRHHKQQDYFLAFLYQSLGWNLGCQGKTLDAILFLEKALKIELELGMYTENLILNTLQTLALFHLDLDHIDDGEKYQMEAFRRRRLAIGTDMHPIMGSMMNNVGEMYEKKGDFEEAESYFRRGLEIKTHTNAAVKSIVLSEINLANLLTDTGRADDALDVLHCSMNRMGKFSGIFEDTQSLVHESFGRAFREKGENIDQP